A stretch of DNA from Leopardus geoffroyi isolate Oge1 chromosome B3, O.geoffroyi_Oge1_pat1.0, whole genome shotgun sequence:
CAGATCAGCCAGGATGCCCCATAGCTGATAGGTTCTCAGTGGATCTGAAGGGAAGCACTGGGCAGATGTGGAGCAACTTGCAGCTAGCTCAGAGGATAGCTCTCTCTCGAGACGGAGGTctaaagagaggaaggaagggagtgttGCACTCAGAGACACCTGTGAAGGCAGGTCATCAGAGGGTGCCAGAGGTGAAGGGTCAAGTTAGCCACAAGCCAATGTCCctggggcagggagccaggagagTGGAAGTTTCAGGGGGGAGTGAGCCAGGGAAGTTGCTTCCCCCTGTACTGGTTCTGTGACTGTGGGTCAATCGCTTAAGCTTACTTACTCTCAATGACTTTACCTATAAATCGGGGGCAGAAGGACCTGGCTAACTGCAGGCTTCCCCATAGTGACATGGTGAAACTAAGGAGAAAGTGGGTGTGCAAGTGTTCCGTAAACTAAGAGATGCAGGATGTAAAGGATTCTTATTGTTTGTTCACAGGGGAGAGCACGCTTCGTGTACCAGAGCAGCTCCCCATGAGGGACCGTCCTGTAACTGAGAGACACTCTGAAGCTGaccagccctcctcctcctgcttcgtTCCCAGCAGCCGTCTCTGCCAGGCCCTGGCAAATATCTGGTCAGCCCGGGGAGTGTGAGGGGGTAGGGCTGTTCAGGAAAGAGTCACTTAATTCCGGCCCAGAGAAGCTCTCCAAAGAGAAGGAAGTGTCCTGCCGAAGAGCCCCTGAAAGATGTGAGGCCCTGGAGGCTGCTGAGGCTCCCTAGGGCTCTTCTGGTTGGTGAGGTGCCCTGGCAGGATTCCACGGACTGAGTCCCTTCGTCCCACTAGGCTTGGGGGCTGGGTCAGCCTCGCCCTGATACCTGGAGCTACACATCTGGCCCTCCCCCTTCCAGAGGTCCTGGTTGGCATATGGGGACAAATGAGACCTCAGCAAGTTACAAGGAGAGCTTGACATTTCTCTCCAAAGACCCTCTCCACTGAATCCTCCAGATGTGGGGAGTAAGTAGCAGTCTGGACCAAGGCTGAAACATCTGGCAGGGTTTAAAATCCACATCTGGAGGGTGAGACCTCTCCATGCTGATGCGGGCAGACACTATCAGGCTCCAGTCTGGGGCTGCCCCCCTCCTGTCACCTCTGACAGGCTctgtgccccagccctgccttcctgGGCCTCCCTCAGCTACTGTAGCCTGAAGTGTGGGTGCTGGGCCTGCGTAGCCAAACATCTGGCAGATCTGGCTGGCTGTTGGGCAGCACCACAGGGCTGCCATCCCCTGGTGCCCCACGGCCCTTCCAGGAGGAGCTGCTCTGGTGGGAGGCAGGCAGCGATGGATCATACACGGTCTCCCTCAGTGCCAGCCACAGGGTGTCTCGCTTCTCATTCAGCTGGCCCCGCTCAGGTACCGTTTGCTCTGTCTCGTCCAGGTCCTCTGGGGAGGCACCCACAGAATCTGGCACTCGGGCACTGGGCTCAGAGGTGCTTAGGCAGGTCTCGTCAGAGACGCTGAGCCCCTCCAGGGTGCTAGCTGAGGAGCAGAGGCAATCAGGAGGCTCCACGGCCTTGGGCTTGGGAGGGTGGGCCGAGGCTTCTGGTGAGGCCTGCACGGGCTCAGCCTTCTGCCCTTGGGAGTCCTGCCTGGCTTGGGTTTTGGGGCTGGGGCCAGCCTGCTTATAGGGGGAGGAGGTCTGCAGGGCCGGGCACTGGCTGAAGACTGCCTGGTGGTCCAGGAACAGCTCCCTTGGGGAGGCAGGGGCCGGTGGGGGCCGGGGGCAGCAGGGGCCATCATGCAGCTGTAGATCCTCAGAGAGCACCGAGGGCCGGTGGGACAGTTTGCTAGTGGCTGTGCTGGTGTCAAAGCTGGGACTCCGGCGCCGTGCCAGGGGCTGTAGCTCGTATTGTTCCGAGCAGGATCCGGGTGCCTTTCCCACTGGCCCTGATCTTGGGCGGCCTGCCTTTTCCCCACTAGGCTCCCCATTCCCAGCATCCCATGGCAGGTGGGCACAAGGCCAGAGGATCTGCCCACAGTTCTTCTCTGGTCCAAAGAAACAGCACAGAGATTGGAAGAAGAAGCTGGCAAAGCCACAGCTGACGCACTTGACCATCATGAGGACAATGCCCAGCTTGCGATAGAGCAGCACCGTGGCAGGCAGCATGAGCACACCGGCCGCAAACAGGGCCGCAGCCCCCACAGCCGTGGCACAGCTGGTCTGGCGCAGCGAGAAGGCCACGCGGCTCAGGCGGTCGGGGTGTGGGCACAGGTGATAGGAGATGCAGTAGTTGACAGTGAAGTCTactgagaggcccacggaagcagagagaaagagggcttCGGCAGTGTTGAGCTGCCATTCGAGTAGAACCAGGAGCCCCACGGTGAGCAGTACGGTGCCTGCCACCGCTGCCACGGAGAACAGGCTAAGCGGAACGTTCCAGGTGCCCAGCAGCAGTGTGGCAAACGCCAGCGCCAGAGCCAGGCCCAGCACcacagcaggttctgtgctcaggCTGTGTTGCAGGCTGTACAGCTCCAGATGGCTGGTAAACCAACCCCGGTGGAGGCCAGGAGGTGCTCTGCCCAGCTCCCCTGCCAGCCAGTGGCTGACTTCAGCATAGAAGTGGTGTGCTTGGCTGTAATCTGTACTGTACTGGAAGTTAGTCTGGAACTGCAGAACCAGGGCAGCCAAGCCGCCCTGGCTATTGAAGCGGGGTCCTAGGTCACGGGTGCTGTTGGGGCCTTGCTCCAGAGCCATCATCTTGAGGCAGTGCAGGAAAAGCTGGGGTGCCCAAGGGAAGCCTGAGTGGCCACAGCAGAGGCCAGGCCCCAGGCGGGCACAAGCAGGACTCTCCACCCAGCGCTGGAGGGCCTCCATGAAGCACAGCGTGGGCCAGCCCTCGGGCTGGACACCAAAGAAGCTCTGATTCCGAGCTTCGTGGCAGAGTGCCAGCAGCCAGCGCTGGGCCTCGGGACCGCTGGCAGAGAAGGCAGGGTCACTCACCAGTGAGCTGTTGCTGCGAGGGTCCAGCGGGTCGCCAGTGTCCACGGGCAGGATGCCCCACACCAAAACCACAGGCATGTGGCCGCCCTCGCCCTGAGGCAGCCGCTCAAACAGGAACTGCTGGCGGTACTCCGCGTCGAAGCGCTCGAAGGGGTGGCTAGGCCGGAAGACCTGGCCGCGGGGCGGCGGCAGAGTGGGCAGCCGCAGACGGGGGCTAACGCCGGCGATGTAGGCGCCCCCTGCCGCCAGCGCGGCGAACCAGCAGATCCAGATGTAGCGGAACTTGATGACCCCACAGGGCAGCAGGCGCTGGAAGAGCAGGCGCGAGGTGCTGGCCGCCGCCCTCCGAAGGCCGCGGAGCCGCCGGTGCAGCGCCAGCGCCAGCCGCCGGGGCGCACTGCCGCCCCACGGGCCCTGCGCCCGGGACGCACAGCCGCGGGCCAGGTAGCGCTCGTGGAGCACGGCGGCGGAGGGCAGCCAGGCCAGCGTGAGCGCCAGGTGCGCCAGCACGGACGTGCCCATGTAGAGGGCGAAGCAGCGTACGGCCGGCAGACGGCTCAGGTAGCTGGCATAAAAGGCCGCGGCCGTGGTGAGGCCCGAGACCAGCAGCAGGTAGCCGAAATGGTGCATGGTGCGGCCCACGCGCTGTGCCAGCCCCCCGGAGGGCAGCTGGCTCTTGCTGAGGCGCCACAGGTCGAAGAAGATGAGGGTGTGGTTGGCGCAGACGCTGCTGAGCAGGACGAAGGCTGCCAGATTGACGAAGGGAAAGTAGGCCATGCGGAAGGCCACACGGTAAAGAAAGAAGGCAACCAGGAGGGAGCCCAGCACCCCCAGCAGCACCATGAGTGTGAGGAAGAGGGAGCGCAAGTAGAGGGCGATGCTGAGGAAGATGGCAGCCAGGGCCAGCAAGGGGTACACCGTGTCCTGGACCAGGTAGTGCCTCAGCAACTCCTGCTTGAGGCCCAGGTCCATGCCAGTGATGGATGTGTAGTTGTCAGAGAGCCCCCAGGGGGTGGCTAGGCGGTCCAGGTAGATGCCCATCATAGAGGCACCCTTTGGAGTGGGCAGGAAGAGCAGGCTGTACTTGAGGGAGGGCACCTGGTAGTCAGCAGTCTGGGGGCTCAGGAAGTCCCTGTCCAGCAGAAAGTGGAGGAGTTGGTAGACGGCACTGCTCCGGGAGCACTTGGTGGGAACCTGGGCGCAGTGCGGGGGCTTGTCCTGCCCGGGGCCCAGACAAGAGGGCACCAGGGCACCGCGGTGGTAGTAGATGGCACAGGCCCGCAGAAGGGCCAGTGTTCGGGCTGCATCCGCTTGGGTCGTGTCCAGGCAGGAGGAGCGGTTGGAGAGCACGGCCACATAGTTGCCCAGGGACCAGCTGGGACAGCACTTGTTGGCTTCCGTCCgctggcacagagccccaaaGCGGGTATGGGAGCGGATCTGTACAGCACACACAGCGGGAGAGAGCTCAGGAGCAATGCAGGGGCCCAGGTTTCCCCAGCCCTATCCAAGGCCCCCTCACCTCCTTTCAGGCTatagggcagaggcagagaggtatCTCCCCAGCCCAGTAGAAGTGGCTTGTCTCAGagctgcacttggctccggaccACATCTTGACTCCATCAAAGAGGAGCCTCAGGGATGCTGCCTGAGGCCTCAGCCTGAGAGGTCCTGCCCTGAGGACCCCTGCAGGTCACACACCCCAGCTCTTCACTGCCTGAGCCAGGAGTGCCAGTGGAGTGCCAGCCACAGAGGGGTCAAGGGTCCAGGGAACTGGAAGCAAATGATGGGAAAAGTGAGGCCAAAACATTCCAGGATCAGGGTCAGTGCCAAGCCTTagccccccacctctgtccccaggTCTGCTTAAACCCTCTTAGGGCCAGGGCTGTTTCTTTTACAGACCccatgtctccttttctctcccacctGCTGTTGACACAACACATCACAACAGCTGGTGTAGTTTGGGAGGGCACTGGCCTGGGGAATCAGAGGCCCCGTTTTGTCACCAACTGGCTGTACTGTACGGCCTTGGGCCTGAGATCGTGGTGACAACAGTAACATTTATTAAgagatttctggggcgcctgggtggctcagtcggttgggcggccgacttcggctcaggtcatgatctcgcggtctgtgggttcgagccccgcgtcgggctctgtgctgacagctcagagcctggagcctgtttcagattctgtgtctccctctctctcagaccctctcccgttcatgctctgtctctccctgtctcaaaaataaataaacgttaaaaaaaaaattaaaaaaaaaaagagatttctatTGTCAATCACTATGACAAATTCTATCTTGTTTAACTGTCACAACATCCCTATGAGACAAGTaccattattttctccattttatatatgcaaagcctgaggcactgagaggttaagaaacatgcctgcagtcacacagctagggagTATTAGAACTGGCCTTGAATTTAGGCATCTGACTCCAGGGCGCATGTTAAGGCGTCTTTTGGTACTTTGAATTCACTTGTATGGAGTGCCTTGGGCTACTCAGTGGCGTTCACGCTGTTTTTATCAGCAAATCTTTCTTCAGATGTTATGGTATATGGCTTTCCAGTTGGCATGATCGGATTGGCACTGCTTGGGTTGATGGAGGCTGGGGGCCTTGGGCTGGGTTCTTCTCAACAGCTCTTGAAGCTTTTCTTCGGGACCTTTTGAAAATCCCCAGGCTCCACATAATCTGTGTCTTGGCTCTTATAAAAAGTCGACTCTTCTTTCTCCACCCCGACCTGGAGCCTCTCAACAGGGTTGGAATAATTTTCTAAGCAGGGAATATTCTTCCCTAGTCCACCCTGGCAGTCCTGGCTCAGCTGTATTTCCTTGAGATCAGGTCCCTGatgtccctgccccacccccacaccccccaacccctggcaccTCCCCAGTCTGCTCACCTGGTCCCGTTCCATGCGACACATGGAATGGATGGCGTGCAGGTTCCACAGGCTGCCCGCTGAGGTCGACATGAACACCAGCTGTGCATAGCTCTTCTCTGCaacacaccccaccccccgccccttccaGAGCTCAGCTCTTTGGCATCAGGTCCTGGGCCCGCCAGAGGGAAGACGCTTACCCAGGGCCATATGAGGTTCAGAGTCTCAGGAGTCTGAAACCTGTGCCAGGCTGCCTGATCCGgtgctccacccccacccagcttGACTCTGTGCGGCTGGAGTACCCGAGACCTGCCTCAGCCTCCCAGCTATAACCCAACTTCCTTGACTTGAACATGGCCAGCCaacctccttccttttctgtctgcCCACATTTGTTCTCCTGAGCCCTCCTGTTCTAGTAGGTAGGAAGGGGACCACCATGAAAGGCAAGAACTGGCTAGGCTGCAGCTTACCAGGGGGACCACAAAAGAAGTCCTCCTGCCCTCTGTCTTCCAGGGGTTCCACCATCCTTCGAGGCCGGACCAAGCCCTCCTGGGCACTGCTCCAGGGTGTGGGGCTCAGAGTGGTGTGGGGGTTTGAGCTGAGGTAGAGAGAAAATCTATGCCAGGCACCATCAAGGGGTAGGGGCTCAGAGGAGGCCAGATACCACTCCCCAGGGGATCCCAGCAAGTCCCTCTGCCCTGCATTTGGGGAGGTCACCCAAtgccccctctctttcccccattCGCTTCAACAGTGGAAAGGTGGGAACCCACTACCTGTTCAGCTCAAAGtctggggaaagagaaagcagcTTCCTGGGGCCTGTGAGGGCTTGCAGTGCTCTCCAGACCACTAGCTTGCGCCCAATGTCTGTGTCTCGAGGCTCAAAACCCTgcaggaaggaagacagagaagatcaggcaggaggaggggtgcTCCGCCTGGCTCTTCTTGGCTCTGCCCCTTTGCATCCCTGGAGCAGAGAAGGCCAGTCCACCTGTCTGGATTGTTGGATGAGAGTATCGCCTCTGTACCATTTCCCCAACGTGCACTGCCACCCCACTCCAGCTGTGCCGTCCAACTTTCTGCCCCAGACAGAGCTGAGgtggccaggcctgggggccCCTACCCCTTCCCCGTCCCGCCCTTTCTTACCAGCAAGGGCTTGGAGAAGTCGGGCAGTCGGTCCCCCAACAGTCCAGCCAGGGTGCAGAGGAGGATGACAGCCAGACACAGCAGCAGCATGGCCACCGGCCACTCGGCAATCAGCTGGGAATagctgggaaagaggaagagaacccACAGGAATTGGTGTTGGGTAAGGCAGCAGGGTGTGGTGAGCTTAGGAGTCACCAAGAAGGGGTGGTGGGGCCAAACTTGGCACCAGCCTAGTCACCCTTAGGGGGCCAGAGAAGGCCCAGGCCTACCTCTTTGGCATCTGGAAGGCCCGTTCCTGCctgtggaagagaagaaaagatactTGCTTGTCAGAGCCCTCTTGCAGGGTGGGAGGTAGAGGAAGATGGTACTAACCCTTACAGGCTGTTCTACTCCCAAGCTCCAACCCTTACTTCCTCCTCCATCCAGGCTGCCTCCTCCATCAGAGGCAGGAGACATCCTGGGCTGCCTCCTAATGAAGGAGTCCTGAGCCCCAGGGGCTCACTCCACTTTTAAGCCTTGCCCCACCTTCCAGTGGCAGCTTGCAGACTGCTGAACCCCTCCTTACCTGACGCTGACCACATGGTGCTGCACGGATGGTGGCTTCCAGGCCCCATCTCGCTGTGAGGGGGCTGGAGAAGGGCTGAGGCTAGAGCCATGGGAGCA
This window harbors:
- the DISP2 gene encoding protein dispatched homolog 2; amino-acid sequence: MDADSGSSSSGPAPGPGPEEEQQPKEEPLAPDGSSPDRSQSKAVAPEASPEKSCSLQSCPLEEPSSSSGPPPATSTLQPGGPSSPLAPAHFTYPKAPQEYRGDSSLPGLGDRAALCSHGSSLSPSPAPSQRDGAWKPPSVQHHVVSVRQERAFQMPKSYSQLIAEWPVAMLLLCLAVILLCTLAGLLGDRLPDFSKPLLGFEPRDTDIGRKLVVWRALQALTGPRKLLSLSPDFELNSSNPHTTLSPTPWSSAQEGLVRPRRMVEPLEDRGQEDFFCGPPEKSYAQLVFMSTSAGSLWNLHAIHSMCRMERDQIRSHTRFGALCQRTEANKCCPSWSLGNYVAVLSNRSSCLDTTQADAARTLALLRACAIYYHRGALVPSCLGPGQDKPPHCAQVPTKCSRSSAVYQLLHFLLDRDFLSPQTADYQVPSLKYSLLFLPTPKGASMMGIYLDRLATPWGLSDNYTSITGMDLGLKQELLRHYLVQDTVYPLLALAAIFLSIALYLRSLFLTLMVLLGVLGSLLVAFFLYRVAFRMAYFPFVNLAAFVLLSSVCANHTLIFFDLWRLSKSQLPSGGLAQRVGRTMHHFGYLLLVSGLTTAAAFYASYLSRLPAVRCFALYMGTSVLAHLALTLAWLPSAAVLHERYLARGCASRAQGPWGGSAPRRLALALHRRLRGLRRAAASTSRLLFQRLLPCGVIKFRYIWICWFAALAAGGAYIAGVSPRLRLPTLPPPRGQVFRPSHPFERFDAEYRQQFLFERLPQGEGGHMPVVLVWGILPVDTGDPLDPRSNSSLVSDPAFSASGPEAQRWLLALCHEARNQSFFGVQPEGWPTLCFMEALQRWVESPACARLGPGLCCGHSGFPWAPQLFLHCLKMMALEQGPNSTRDLGPRFNSQGGLAALVLQFQTNFQYSTDYSQAHHFYAEVSHWLAGELGRAPPGLHRGWFTSHLELYSLQHSLSTEPAVVLGLALALAFATLLLGTWNVPLSLFSVAAVAGTVLLTVGLLVLLEWQLNTAEALFLSASVGLSVDFTVNYCISYHLCPHPDRLSRVAFSLRQTSCATAVGAAALFAAGVLMLPATVLLYRKLGIVLMMVKCVSCGFASFFFQSLCCFFGPEKNCGQILWPCAHLPWDAGNGEPSGEKAGRPRSGPVGKAPGSCSEQYELQPLARRRSPSFDTSTATSKLSHRPSVLSEDLQLHDGPCCPRPPPAPASPRELFLDHQAVFSQCPALQTSSPYKQAGPSPKTQARQDSQGQKAEPVQASPEASAHPPKPKAVEPPDCLCSSASTLEGLSVSDETCLSTSEPSARVPDSVGASPEDLDETEQTVPERGQLNEKRDTLWLALRETVYDPSLPASHQSSSSWKGRGAPGDGSPVVLPNSQPDLPDVWLRRPSTHTSGYSS